One genomic window of Eptesicus fuscus isolate TK198812 chromosome 6, DD_ASM_mEF_20220401, whole genome shotgun sequence includes the following:
- the TIFAB gene encoding TRAF-interacting protein with FHA domain-containing protein B isoform X1, whose amino-acid sequence MSSLEVSRPGLTSSRELTAKVPEPDVPLEAHTPEYLPPVEFQRRHWQGWASASPDHLRSWRNESRLFRPGFLSALDCSENKSQEQWLPPMERPLTVLRVSLYHPTQGSAVFATVPQRLQHDTSPLLVGRGLDSHLQLHLPRLSRRHLSLEPYREKGSALLAFSLKALSRRGCVWVNGLALRFLEQVPLSTINRVVFAGIQMVVHVEGGTSLEAFVCCFLVSPSPLIYSPQAEETDEWEDIPKEPPAPGSEQPVPGHLGFLHGPSQTAGSSPQPGTGGGTEIQLQREPADGALC is encoded by the exons ATGTCATCCTTAGAAGTGTCCAGGCCAGGACTCACTTCCTCCCGAGAGCTCACAGCAAAAGTGCCAGAGCCAGATGTGCCCTTGGAG GCACACACCCCAGAATATCTTCCTCCCGTCGAGTTCCAGAGGCGGCATTGGCAGGGCTGGGCTTCTGCTTCCCCAGATCATCTAAGGTCCTGGAGAAATGAGTCTCGGCTGTTCCGGCCAGGGTTTCTGTCAGCGCTGGACTGCTCAGAGAATAAGTCACAGGAGCAGTG GCTCCCGCCCATGGAAAGACCCCTCACAGTCCTGCGGGTGAGCCTGTACCACCCCACCCAGGGCTCTGCTGTCTTCGCCACTGTCCCACAGAGGCTGCAGCATGACACCAGCCCGCTTctggtggggcggggcctggactcCCACCTCCAGCTGCACCTCCCCCGCCTGTCCCGCCGACACCTGTCCCTGGAGCCCTACCGGGAGAAGGGCAGTGCTCTGCTGGCCTTCAGCCTCAAGGCCCTGAGTCGCAGGGGCTGCGTGTGGGTCAACGGGCTGGCGCTGAGGTTCCTGGAACAGGTCCCCCTGAGCACCATCAACAGAGTCGTCTTCGCGGGCATCCAGATGGTGGTCCATGTAGAGGGgggcacctccctggaggccttTGTCTGCTGCTTCCTCGTCAGCCCGTCACCCCTGATTTACAGCCCCCAGGCTGAGGAGACTGATGAATGGGAGGACATCCCCAAGGAGCCACCTGCCCCGGGTTCAGAGCAACCGGTTCCAGGTCACCTTGGCTTTCTCCATGGCCCTTCCCAGACTGCGGGCAGCTCCCCCCAGCCAGGCACTGGAGGAGGAACAGAAATACAGCTCCAGAGGGAGCCCGCAGACGGCGCGCTCTGCTAG
- the TIFAB gene encoding TRAF-interacting protein with FHA domain-containing protein B isoform X2 encodes MSSLEVSRPGLTSSRELTAKVPEPDVPLEVRLPPMERPLTVLRVSLYHPTQGSAVFATVPQRLQHDTSPLLVGRGLDSHLQLHLPRLSRRHLSLEPYREKGSALLAFSLKALSRRGCVWVNGLALRFLEQVPLSTINRVVFAGIQMVVHVEGGTSLEAFVCCFLVSPSPLIYSPQAEETDEWEDIPKEPPAPGSEQPVPGHLGFLHGPSQTAGSSPQPGTGGGTEIQLQREPADGALC; translated from the exons ATGTCATCCTTAGAAGTGTCCAGGCCAGGACTCACTTCCTCCCGAGAGCTCACAGCAAAAGTGCCAGAGCCAGATGTGCCCTTGGAGGTAAG GCTCCCGCCCATGGAAAGACCCCTCACAGTCCTGCGGGTGAGCCTGTACCACCCCACCCAGGGCTCTGCTGTCTTCGCCACTGTCCCACAGAGGCTGCAGCATGACACCAGCCCGCTTctggtggggcggggcctggactcCCACCTCCAGCTGCACCTCCCCCGCCTGTCCCGCCGACACCTGTCCCTGGAGCCCTACCGGGAGAAGGGCAGTGCTCTGCTGGCCTTCAGCCTCAAGGCCCTGAGTCGCAGGGGCTGCGTGTGGGTCAACGGGCTGGCGCTGAGGTTCCTGGAACAGGTCCCCCTGAGCACCATCAACAGAGTCGTCTTCGCGGGCATCCAGATGGTGGTCCATGTAGAGGGgggcacctccctggaggccttTGTCTGCTGCTTCCTCGTCAGCCCGTCACCCCTGATTTACAGCCCCCAGGCTGAGGAGACTGATGAATGGGAGGACATCCCCAAGGAGCCACCTGCCCCGGGTTCAGAGCAACCGGTTCCAGGTCACCTTGGCTTTCTCCATGGCCCTTCCCAGACTGCGGGCAGCTCCCCCCAGCCAGGCACTGGAGGAGGAACAGAAATACAGCTCCAGAGGGAGCCCGCAGACGGCGCGCTCTGCTAG
- the TIFAB gene encoding TRAF-interacting protein with FHA domain-containing protein B isoform X4: MERPLTVLRVSLYHPTQGSAVFATVPQRLQHDTSPLLVGRGLDSHLQLHLPRLSRRHLSLEPYREKGSALLAFSLKALSRRGCVWVNGLALRFLEQVPLSTINRVVFAGIQMVVHVEGGTSLEAFVCCFLVSPSPLIYSPQAEETDEWEDIPKEPPAPGSEQPVPGHLGFLHGPSQTAGSSPQPGTGGGTEIQLQREPADGALC, encoded by the coding sequence ATGGAAAGACCCCTCACAGTCCTGCGGGTGAGCCTGTACCACCCCACCCAGGGCTCTGCTGTCTTCGCCACTGTCCCACAGAGGCTGCAGCATGACACCAGCCCGCTTctggtggggcggggcctggactcCCACCTCCAGCTGCACCTCCCCCGCCTGTCCCGCCGACACCTGTCCCTGGAGCCCTACCGGGAGAAGGGCAGTGCTCTGCTGGCCTTCAGCCTCAAGGCCCTGAGTCGCAGGGGCTGCGTGTGGGTCAACGGGCTGGCGCTGAGGTTCCTGGAACAGGTCCCCCTGAGCACCATCAACAGAGTCGTCTTCGCGGGCATCCAGATGGTGGTCCATGTAGAGGGgggcacctccctggaggccttTGTCTGCTGCTTCCTCGTCAGCCCGTCACCCCTGATTTACAGCCCCCAGGCTGAGGAGACTGATGAATGGGAGGACATCCCCAAGGAGCCACCTGCCCCGGGTTCAGAGCAACCGGTTCCAGGTCACCTTGGCTTTCTCCATGGCCCTTCCCAGACTGCGGGCAGCTCCCCCCAGCCAGGCACTGGAGGAGGAACAGAAATACAGCTCCAGAGGGAGCCCGCAGACGGCGCGCTCTGCTAG
- the TIFAB gene encoding TRAF-interacting protein with FHA domain-containing protein B isoform X3: MCPWRLPPMERPLTVLRVSLYHPTQGSAVFATVPQRLQHDTSPLLVGRGLDSHLQLHLPRLSRRHLSLEPYREKGSALLAFSLKALSRRGCVWVNGLALRFLEQVPLSTINRVVFAGIQMVVHVEGGTSLEAFVCCFLVSPSPLIYSPQAEETDEWEDIPKEPPAPGSEQPVPGHLGFLHGPSQTAGSSPQPGTGGGTEIQLQREPADGALC, encoded by the exons ATGTGCCCTTGGAG GCTCCCGCCCATGGAAAGACCCCTCACAGTCCTGCGGGTGAGCCTGTACCACCCCACCCAGGGCTCTGCTGTCTTCGCCACTGTCCCACAGAGGCTGCAGCATGACACCAGCCCGCTTctggtggggcggggcctggactcCCACCTCCAGCTGCACCTCCCCCGCCTGTCCCGCCGACACCTGTCCCTGGAGCCCTACCGGGAGAAGGGCAGTGCTCTGCTGGCCTTCAGCCTCAAGGCCCTGAGTCGCAGGGGCTGCGTGTGGGTCAACGGGCTGGCGCTGAGGTTCCTGGAACAGGTCCCCCTGAGCACCATCAACAGAGTCGTCTTCGCGGGCATCCAGATGGTGGTCCATGTAGAGGGgggcacctccctggaggccttTGTCTGCTGCTTCCTCGTCAGCCCGTCACCCCTGATTTACAGCCCCCAGGCTGAGGAGACTGATGAATGGGAGGACATCCCCAAGGAGCCACCTGCCCCGGGTTCAGAGCAACCGGTTCCAGGTCACCTTGGCTTTCTCCATGGCCCTTCCCAGACTGCGGGCAGCTCCCCCCAGCCAGGCACTGGAGGAGGAACAGAAATACAGCTCCAGAGGGAGCCCGCAGACGGCGCGCTCTGCTAG